Proteins from a single region of Streptomyces sp. TN58:
- a CDS encoding protein kinase domain-containing protein, whose translation MSQDGTQGQYAGGSLAGGRYQLRDLLGAGGMASVYLAYDSALDRQVAIKTLHSDLGREQSFRERFRREAQAVAKLSHTNIVSVFDTGEGEVTFGGGRSGDGAVMPYIVMEYVEGKPLGSVLEADIRQYGAMPADKALKVTADVLAALETSHEMGLVHRDIKPGNVMVNKRGVVKVMDFGIARAMQSGVTSMTQTGMVVGTPQYLSPEQALGRGVDARSDLYSVGIMLFQLLTGRIPFDADSPLAIAYAHVQEEPVAPSSINRSVTPAMDALVARALKKNPNERFPTAAAMGDEVARVLGTGQTGAPVIVQGQGPLSSGAGVSSAVFPPVDSGVQAPPQSLQQPYQAPHSPTPAPYAPTPAPQPHAAQGGGYAYPHTPPPQQQYAPPTPPPYTISPAGGASPSGSGGGKRNTPVVVGAVVVALLAVGGLIAAISMNGNDKEGGTTADPGASTSASAKAGFKGPDVTRTIDPKKCSEPTKHYSEAGKYIAPDLKYKNLLSVKACIQASGGKYNIVEKDEAVYGKDTVLSQSPAAGDKINKEGTEYTLTVSTGNPE comes from the coding sequence ATGAGCCAGGACGGCACTCAGGGCCAGTACGCGGGCGGCTCTCTGGCCGGTGGCCGTTACCAGCTAAGGGACTTGCTGGGGGCCGGCGGCATGGCCTCCGTGTACCTGGCGTACGACTCGGCGCTCGACCGGCAGGTCGCCATCAAGACGCTGCACAGCGACCTCGGCCGGGAGCAGTCCTTCCGCGAGCGGTTCCGCCGCGAGGCCCAGGCTGTAGCGAAACTGTCGCACACGAACATCGTCTCGGTCTTCGACACCGGTGAGGGCGAAGTGACGTTCGGCGGGGGCCGCTCCGGCGACGGCGCGGTGATGCCGTACATCGTCATGGAGTACGTGGAGGGCAAGCCGCTCGGCTCGGTGCTCGAAGCGGACATCCGGCAGTACGGGGCCATGCCGGCGGACAAGGCGCTGAAGGTGACGGCCGACGTGCTGGCCGCCCTGGAGACCAGCCACGAGATGGGGCTCGTCCACCGCGACATCAAGCCCGGCAACGTGATGGTCAACAAGCGCGGCGTGGTCAAGGTGATGGACTTCGGCATCGCCCGCGCCATGCAGTCGGGCGTCACCTCGATGACGCAGACCGGCATGGTCGTCGGCACCCCGCAGTACCTCTCGCCCGAACAGGCCCTGGGGCGCGGCGTCGACGCCCGCTCCGACCTGTACTCCGTCGGCATCATGCTGTTCCAGCTGCTGACGGGGCGGATCCCCTTCGACGCGGACTCGCCGCTGGCCATCGCCTACGCCCACGTGCAGGAGGAGCCGGTCGCCCCGTCCTCCATCAACCGGTCGGTGACGCCCGCGATGGACGCGCTGGTGGCGCGTGCGCTGAAGAAGAACCCGAACGAGCGTTTCCCGACGGCGGCGGCCATGGGCGACGAGGTCGCCCGGGTGCTGGGCACCGGCCAGACCGGGGCACCGGTCATCGTGCAGGGCCAGGGGCCCCTGAGCAGCGGCGCGGGCGTGTCCTCGGCGGTGTTCCCGCCGGTGGACTCCGGCGTCCAGGCGCCGCCGCAGTCGCTCCAGCAGCCGTACCAGGCGCCGCACAGCCCGACGCCGGCCCCGTACGCGCCGACGCCCGCTCCGCAGCCGCACGCGGCGCAGGGCGGCGGCTACGCCTACCCGCACACGCCCCCGCCGCAGCAGCAGTACGCGCCGCCGACCCCGCCGCCGTACACGATCTCCCCGGCGGGCGGGGCGAGCCCGTCCGGCTCCGGCGGCGGCAAGCGGAACACGCCGGTGGTCGTGGGCGCGGTCGTGGTGGCGCTGCTGGCCGTCGGCGGCCTGATCGCCGCGATCTCGATGAACGGGAACGACAAGGAGGGCGGCACCACGGCCGATCCGGGGGCCTCCACGTCCGCGTCCGCGAAGGCCGGCTTCAAGGGCCCCGACGTCACGCGCACGATCGACCCGAAGAAGTGCTCGGAGCCCACGAAGCACTACAGCGAGGCGGGCAAGTACATCGCGCCGGACCTCAAGTACAAGAACCTGCTGTCGGTGAAGGCCTGCATCCAGGCCTCCGGCGGCAAGTACAACATCGTCGAGAAGGACGAGGCCGTGTACGGCAAGGACACGGTGCTGAGCCAGTCCCCGGCCGCCGGAGACAAGATCAACAAGGAGGGCACGGAGTACACGCTCACCGTGTCCACCGGCAATCCGGAGTAG
- a CDS encoding PadR family transcriptional regulator, with the protein MSIRHGLLALLERGPRYGSQLRTEFESRTGSTWPLNVGQVYTTLARLERDGLVAPDGEDAAGHTLYAITDTGRTELHEWYERPVDRANPPRDELSIKLAMAVGAPGVDIRAVIQSQRHATIRAMQDYTRLKATALAAVESAQSRERDDVAWLLVLEQLIFQTEAEARWLDHCEARLVRLSQTADRRAAAPQPPQAAAETTAPTSTDRPRTARTRRA; encoded by the coding sequence ATGTCGATCCGTCACGGGCTTCTGGCCCTACTGGAACGGGGTCCTCGGTACGGCTCCCAGCTGCGCACCGAGTTCGAATCCCGGACCGGCTCCACCTGGCCGCTCAACGTCGGGCAGGTCTACACGACCCTCGCCCGCCTCGAACGCGACGGCCTCGTCGCACCCGACGGCGAGGACGCCGCGGGCCACACGCTGTACGCCATCACCGACACCGGCCGCACCGAGCTGCACGAGTGGTACGAACGCCCCGTCGACCGGGCCAACCCGCCCCGCGACGAGCTGTCCATCAAGCTCGCCATGGCCGTGGGCGCCCCGGGCGTGGACATCCGCGCCGTCATCCAGTCCCAGCGGCACGCCACGATCCGCGCGATGCAGGACTACACCCGGCTCAAGGCCACCGCCCTCGCGGCTGTCGAGAGCGCGCAGTCCCGCGAACGCGACGACGTCGCCTGGCTGCTCGTCCTGGAGCAGCTGATCTTCCAGACCGAGGCCGAGGCCCGCTGGCTCGACCACTGCGAAGCCCGGCTCGTCCGGCTCTCCCAGACGGCCGACCGGAGAGCCGCCGCACCCCAACCGCCCCAGGCCGCCGCCGAGACCACGGCCCCGACCTCAACCGACCGGCCCCGCACCGCCCGTACGCGGCGCGCCTGA
- a CDS encoding ABC transporter ATP-binding protein, translated as MSDQRQSRQPVLRLERLVRTHGSGATEVHALRGIDLAVHPGELVAVMGPSGSGKSTLLTLAGGLDTPSSGRVLVEGTDLTTASRKQMAALRRRSIGYVFQDYNLIPALTAAENVALPLELDGTSARKARAAALAALAEMNLGILADRFPDEMSGGQQQRVAIARALVGDRRLVLADEPTGALDSETGESVLGLLRSRCDAGAAGVLVTHEPRFAAWADRVVFLRDGSVVDETLRSHADSLLSGQAGGQ; from the coding sequence ATGTCCGACCAGCGCCAGTCCCGGCAACCCGTACTGCGGTTGGAGCGGCTCGTCCGCACCCACGGCAGCGGCGCCACCGAAGTGCACGCCCTGCGCGGGATCGACCTCGCCGTCCACCCCGGCGAACTCGTCGCCGTCATGGGCCCTTCGGGCTCCGGCAAGTCCACGCTGCTGACCCTCGCCGGCGGCCTCGACACCCCCAGCAGCGGCCGGGTGCTGGTCGAGGGCACCGACCTCACCACCGCGAGCCGCAAGCAGATGGCCGCACTGCGCCGCCGCAGCATCGGCTACGTCTTCCAGGACTACAACCTCATCCCGGCCCTCACCGCCGCCGAGAACGTGGCCCTCCCGCTCGAACTGGACGGCACCTCGGCCCGCAAGGCCCGCGCCGCCGCCCTCGCGGCGCTGGCCGAGATGAACCTGGGCATCCTCGCCGACCGCTTCCCCGACGAGATGTCCGGCGGGCAGCAGCAGCGCGTGGCCATCGCCCGCGCCCTCGTCGGCGACCGCCGCCTCGTCCTCGCCGACGAGCCCACCGGCGCCCTCGACTCCGAGACCGGCGAGTCCGTCCTGGGCCTGCTGCGCTCCCGCTGCGACGCGGGCGCCGCCGGGGTCCTCGTCACCCACGAGCCTCGCTTCGCCGCGTGGGCCGACCGCGTGGTGTTCCTGCGCGACGGCAGCGTCGTCGACGAGACCCTGCGCAGCCACGCCGACTCCCTCCTCTCGGGGCAGGCGGGCGGCCAGTGA
- a CDS encoding ABC transporter permease yields the protein MIALPVVGMSAADLTLRSAELSPDQSVSRVVGASDARVRVSLAGGPVYQVPDGSRYVPVGGYDDVYVPSQPEEVTPEQVAAALPPGTRLLKDSSGYGKVRTKHGLLDTDLREIDLHDPLTQGLVTLDRGRLPERAGEVVATNAFLENSGLFVGSSVTPRGATSAYKIVGAYELPKELKTEQVTAPPGSLIAPLDKALKASGGTGLNPDDSYLVKVGGDGFTWNMVQAANAKSLLVISRAVANDPPADADVPLYRQEPKEQFQRDAGGAAKMAIAATIVGLAMLEICLLAGPAFAVGARRSRRQLGLVGANGGNRRHIRSIVLSGGLVIGAAAAVCGTAIGIILTIVLQPVLEEQLGNRFGGLDFRPLELAGIAVLAVVTGLLSAIVPAVTASRQTVLASLTGRRGVRRSNRVLPIVGLVAVAAGAAIALYGGAADMGTTVVAGGSALAELGVVALTPALVGLFGRLGRLLPLSPRLALRDAVRNRGRTAPAVAAVLAAVAGTVAVATYQHSSVIQSRHEYVADLPHGTGRLLTSENSAYKEVPALRESLTKQLPVARRADVERLVVGMPGCDTYSTDPACGRAEIITPKDQRCPLWEDPAGPDAFTEQEARRLRQDWRCQEPRRHVQHPTVVADEKLLGVLAITDPGTVAALKEGRAVAFDKRQVKDGRITLRIISGPDSEGPFTGPDRDPVGVDKAIPVHVAPEGTESWGVELVLPPAAVQATGLATAPIGSYFALDGTASSEQRQRIAGDIDRMGVEASLSIEEGYQGDDNLILLALTVFAGLITIGAAGIATGLSQADAEADLKTLAAVGAPPRVRRTLSGFQCGVVALMGVVLGSAAGILPAVGLRLTQRRELEALAQRAVDEGYALAGESVPFVPIAVPWETLAQLVVVVPLGAALLAALVTRSSGALARRAAG from the coding sequence ATGATCGCCCTGCCGGTCGTCGGCATGAGCGCCGCCGACCTCACCCTGCGCAGCGCCGAACTCTCCCCCGACCAGTCCGTCAGCCGTGTGGTCGGAGCCTCCGACGCCCGGGTCCGCGTTTCGCTGGCGGGCGGACCCGTCTACCAGGTGCCCGACGGATCGCGCTACGTGCCCGTCGGCGGCTACGACGACGTCTACGTCCCGTCGCAGCCGGAGGAGGTGACCCCGGAGCAGGTGGCCGCCGCGCTCCCGCCCGGCACCCGGCTCCTGAAGGACTCCTCCGGCTACGGCAAGGTCCGCACCAAGCACGGCCTGCTCGACACCGACCTGCGCGAGATCGACCTGCACGACCCGCTGACGCAGGGCCTGGTCACGCTCGACCGCGGCCGACTGCCCGAACGGGCGGGCGAGGTCGTCGCGACCAACGCCTTCCTGGAGAACTCCGGCCTGTTCGTCGGCTCCTCGGTCACCCCGCGCGGCGCCACCTCCGCGTACAAGATCGTCGGCGCGTACGAGCTGCCGAAGGAACTCAAGACGGAGCAGGTCACCGCCCCGCCCGGGAGCCTGATCGCCCCGCTCGACAAGGCGCTCAAGGCCTCCGGAGGCACCGGGCTGAACCCGGACGACTCCTACCTGGTCAAGGTCGGCGGTGACGGTTTCACGTGGAACATGGTCCAGGCGGCCAACGCCAAGTCCCTGCTCGTCATCTCCCGCGCCGTCGCCAACGACCCGCCCGCGGACGCCGACGTCCCCCTCTACCGGCAGGAGCCCAAGGAGCAGTTCCAGCGGGACGCCGGCGGCGCCGCCAAGATGGCCATCGCGGCCACCATCGTGGGCCTCGCCATGCTGGAGATCTGCCTGCTCGCCGGACCGGCCTTCGCGGTCGGCGCCCGCCGCTCGCGCCGCCAGCTCGGCCTGGTCGGCGCCAACGGCGGCAACCGCCGCCACATCCGCTCCATCGTGCTCTCCGGCGGCCTGGTCATCGGAGCCGCGGCCGCCGTCTGCGGCACCGCGATCGGCATCATCCTTACCATCGTGCTCCAGCCGGTCCTTGAGGAGCAGCTCGGCAACCGCTTCGGCGGCCTCGACTTCCGCCCGCTGGAACTGGCCGGCATCGCCGTGCTCGCCGTGGTGACCGGACTGCTGTCCGCGATCGTCCCCGCGGTCACCGCCTCCCGGCAGACGGTGCTGGCCTCGCTCACCGGCCGCCGCGGTGTGCGCCGCTCCAACCGGGTGCTGCCCATCGTCGGCCTGGTCGCCGTCGCCGCCGGCGCCGCCATCGCCCTCTACGGCGGCGCGGCGGACATGGGCACCACCGTCGTGGCGGGCGGCAGCGCCCTCGCCGAACTGGGCGTCGTCGCCCTCACCCCGGCCCTGGTCGGCCTCTTCGGCCGGCTCGGACGCCTGCTGCCGCTCTCCCCGCGGCTCGCGCTGCGCGACGCCGTGCGCAACCGGGGCCGTACGGCGCCCGCCGTGGCCGCGGTGCTGGCCGCCGTCGCCGGCACGGTGGCGGTGGCCACGTACCAGCACAGCAGCGTCATCCAGAGCCGGCACGAGTACGTCGCCGACCTGCCGCACGGCACCGGCCGACTGCTGACCTCCGAGAACAGCGCCTACAAGGAGGTCCCCGCCCTGCGCGAGTCCCTCACCAAACAGCTCCCGGTGGCCCGGCGCGCTGACGTGGAGAGGCTGGTGGTCGGCATGCCGGGCTGCGACACCTACTCCACGGACCCGGCCTGCGGGCGCGCCGAGATCATCACGCCCAAGGACCAGCGGTGCCCGCTCTGGGAAGACCCCGCGGGCCCCGACGCCTTCACCGAACAGGAGGCCCGCCGGCTGCGCCAGGACTGGCGCTGCCAGGAGCCCCGGCGACACGTGCAGCACCCCACGGTCGTCGCCGACGAGAAGCTGCTGGGCGTGCTCGCGATCACCGATCCGGGCACCGTGGCCGCGCTCAAGGAAGGCCGGGCCGTCGCCTTCGACAAGCGCCAGGTCAAGGACGGCAGGATCACTCTGCGGATCATCTCCGGACCGGACTCCGAGGGCCCCTTCACCGGCCCGGACAGGGACCCGGTCGGCGTGGACAAGGCCATCCCCGTCCACGTGGCCCCGGAGGGCACCGAGAGCTGGGGCGTCGAACTGGTCCTGCCGCCCGCGGCCGTCCAGGCCACGGGGTTGGCCACGGCCCCGATCGGCTCGTACTTCGCCCTCGACGGCACGGCCTCCTCCGAGCAGCGGCAGAGGATCGCCGGCGACATCGACCGGATGGGCGTGGAGGCCTCCCTGAGCATCGAAGAGGGCTACCAGGGCGACGACAACCTGATCCTGCTCGCCCTGACCGTCTTCGCCGGCCTGATCACCATCGGCGCGGCCGGCATCGCCACCGGCCTCTCCCAGGCCGACGCCGAGGCCGACCTGAAGACCCTGGCCGCGGTGGGCGCCCCGCCGCGGGTGCGGCGGACCCTGAGCGGTTTCCAGTGCGGGGTGGTGGCCCTGATGGGCGTCGTCCTGGGCTCGGCGGCCGGGATCCTGCCCGCGGTCGGCCTGCGCCTGACGCAGCGCAGGGAGCTGGAGGCGCTCGCCCAGCGCGCCGTCGACGAGGGCTACGCCCTGGCCGGCGAGTCCGTGCCGTTCGTTCCGATCGCCGTGCCGTGGGAGACCCTCGCCCAACTGGTCGTCGTGGTCCCGCTGGGCGCGGCCCTCCTCGCGGCGCTGGTCACCCGCTCCAGCGGCGCCCTGGCCCGCCGGGCCGCGGGCTGA
- a CDS encoding bacterial proteasome activator family protein — translation MEMPRSERSQDSPPHVLIVGQDGSAVGDADDESREVPVTEMVEQPAKVMRIGSMIKQLLEEVRAAPLDEASRVRLKDIHAASVKELEDGLAPELVEELERLSLPFTEEAIPSEAELRIAQAQLVGWLEGLFHGIQTALFAQQMAARAQLEQMRRALPPGGHHDDEEDGNHGAIRSGPYL, via the coding sequence ATGGAGATGCCGAGGAGTGAACGGTCGCAGGACAGTCCCCCGCACGTCCTGATCGTGGGACAGGACGGGTCGGCGGTCGGCGACGCCGATGACGAGTCGCGCGAGGTCCCGGTGACGGAAATGGTCGAACAGCCCGCCAAGGTCATGCGGATCGGCAGCATGATCAAGCAACTCCTGGAAGAGGTACGCGCCGCGCCCCTCGACGAGGCGAGCCGGGTCAGGCTCAAGGACATCCACGCCGCCTCCGTGAAGGAGCTGGAGGACGGCCTGGCGCCCGAGCTCGTGGAGGAACTGGAGCGCCTGTCCCTGCCGTTCACCGAGGAGGCCATCCCCTCGGAGGCCGAACTGCGGATCGCGCAGGCACAGTTGGTCGGCTGGCTGGAAGGCCTCTTCCACGGCATCCAGACCGCTCTGTTCGCGCAGCAGATGGCCGCGCGGGCCCAGTTGGAGCAGATGCGCCGCGCCCTGCCGCCGGGCGGCCACCACGACGACGAGGAAGACGGCAACCACGGCGCGATCCGCTCGGGCCCCTACCTCTAG